GCAAACATCATCCCGAGAGCGCAAACATCAGCCCGAGAGGCGAAACATCCGCCCGAAACTAAACATCAATCTCCACATAAGCTGTTCCCTTTTCGGAAATCGTCACCTGATCACTGGTGAGATTGATAATCCAGTCGTGAAATTCCTGCTCCTGCCCGTCACGGACATATACGATATACTCCACGTTTTCCAAATAGTTAATTGTTTCCAGGACATGGTCGGAATTGCGCAGTGCATTTTCCAGTTTGCCGAGCAGCGGGTAGTCCACAACTACAGAAAATCCCTGCATTAATCGGCGTTCCACCACACCGGCAGCTTTTATTGCTTCTGTTGTCGTACTGCCATATGCGCGAATCAGGCCCCCTGCACCAAGTTTAATGCCGCCGAAATATCTTGTGACAACGACTACTGTATCTTTCAAATCCTGTTTTTTCAGTACTTCCAATATCGGCACACCGGCAGTTCCGCTTGGTTCACCGTCATCATTGGCCTTTTGGATCTGATTATTTTCACCTATCATGTATGCAGAGCAATTGTGTGTTGCATCATGATGTTTTTTCTTAATTTGCTGGATGAAGGCTTGTGCGGCTTCTTCTGTTTCCACACGACATACATATCCGATAAATCGTGACTTTTGTATGATTAACTGCCCCACAGCTTCTTTTTTTACGGTATAATAGTTAGATAGCATCTTGCATTTAACCTCCTAAGCGACCATTATAATACATAGGGGTACTATTTGTCCTACAGGTTTCAGGATAAAATTTCCTAAAAGTATGCTGAAAGACCCTACAAAAAAATTAGATGACTTCGAACAATTATATCATAGGCTGGTGGGAAGAATGGTGCAGAAATTGGAAGAGAAAGCACTGGATTATGTTATTGATGAAATGATCGATGTAGTGCAGAACAGCAAAGATGAAATTTTTAACATTAGTGAAGAAGCACGAAGCGAACATGAACAGCTTTTTAGAGACTTGGAAGAAACGAAGGAAAACGTAATCGAGCACATTAATGATGGGGATGCGCTGGAACAGAAAGTGCGATATTCCAGGCAGCGACTGTCTGAAGTAAGCAAGTATTTCGACCGCTATTCGGAAAGTGAAATCCGTGAAGTCTATGAAAATACACACGCTCTGCAAACTAGACTGGCAATGCTGCAGCAGGAAGAAAAAGCACTAAGGGACAAGCGGGATGAATTGGAACGGCGTCTCTTGACATTGGACAGCACGATCGAGCGTGCTGAAAAATTGGCCAGTAAAATATCAGTTGTTCTCAATTATTTAAAGGATGATTTCAGACAAGTAAATGAAATGATTGAAGAGGCAAAAGAAAAACAGGAATTCGGGCTGAAAATTATTGAAGCCCAGGAAGAAGAGCGCAGGAAAATATCACGGGAAATCCATGACGGTCCTGCCCAAATGCTTGCGAACATTCTGCTTCGGTCAGAGCTTGTCGATCGTACATTCCGTAATGGAACTGCGAATGATGCAATTAAAGAAATAAAAAATGTCCGTAAAATGATTCGTTCTTCTTTATATGAAGTTCGGCGCATCATTTATGATTTACGGCCGATGGCATTGGATGACCTTGGACTGGTACCCACAATTAAAAAGTATGTTGCCACTATCGCAGATTATAATGACACCGAAATAGAATTTACATCAATCGGAGAACATAAGCGTTTAAATCAAAAATATGAAATTGCATTTTTTCGTCTGGTGCAGGAAGCATTGCAAAATGCTATTAAACACGCTGAATCTACTTTAATTAAAGTGAAACTGGAAATCAAAAAGAATAGCATTTCCATGGTAATCAGAGATAATGGTAAAGGGTTTGATCCAGCATTAAAACGTGATAAATCCTTTGGGTTAATTGGAATGCGGGAACGTGTCGAAATGCTGGAAGGAACATTGTCAATAGATTCAACCATCGGCATGGGTACAACAATCCGCATAAATGTTCCATATGATCCCACGTAATATTTACCATTTTCTAAAAGTTCAGGTATACTGGAGAGAAACCGATATAAATAAAAAGTATTATTAAACTATCAAAGAAATGTAATAGGGTAAATAAAAATAAATAGATTATTAATCTGGGAGGAACAAATTAAATGAGTTCGAAACAAACGAAAATTGTTTTAATTGATGACCACAAGTTATTTCGTGAGGGTGTAAAGCGGATCTTGGAGTTTGAACCATCGTTTGAAGTTGTTGCAGAGGGCGATGATGGAATGGTAGCTTCAAAATTGGTTAAAGAACATAACCCTGAAGTTGTCTTGATGGATATTAACATGCCAACGATGAATGGGGTGCAGGCAACTTCTGATTTAGTCAGACATTTTCCAAATACAAATGTTATTATCCTGTCGATTCATGATGATGAAAGCTATGTTACACATGCATTGAAAACCGGTGCGCAGGGTTATTTGCTGAAAGAGATGGATTCTGACGCGTTAATTGACGCAATTAAAGTTGTCAGTGAAGGCGGTTCATACCTTCATCCAAAAGTGACACATAATCTGGTTCAGGAATACCGCCGTTTAGCTCGGGAAAACATGTCCGCTGTTGTAGCAGAAAATGGAATCAACTATCATAAGCCGCTTCACCTGCTAACACGCAGAGAATGTGAGGTATTGCAGCTGCTTGCCGATGGAAAGAGCAATCGTGCTGTCGCAGAAACGTTGTATATCAGTGAAAAGACGGTGAAAAACCATGTCAGTAATATTTTGCAGAAGATGAATGTTAATGACCGAACCCAGGCAGTTGTTTCCGCAATACGAAAAGGCTGGGTGGAAGTATCATATTAAAATGAAATATTTTGTTCCTTAAACAAATAACAGCTAATTATACTCTGTTGCCTCCGGGTGACAGAGTTTTTTCTTCTTTATGATGCATTTTTATTTTTCTTCATGTAAAATAAGAAAATAAGTACAAGTTTAGAAGAGGAGAAGGTGCACGATGGAAGTTGCTATTATGACAGATAGTACGGCATATCTTTCTGAGGAACTGAAAAATCAGCACAATATTCATGTTGTTCCATTAAGTGTTGTTTTTGGTGATACTGCTTATCGGGAAGCAATTGATATTACAACCGAAGAATTTTATCAAAAAGTAAAAGAATCCGAGAGCCTTCCAAAAACATCACAGCCATCGATTGGTGATATTACAGAAAAATTTGAGGAACTTGCCAACGATTACGATGCTGTTATTTCGGTTCATTTATCAAGTGGTATAAGCGGCACATACCAGGCTGTTGTCAGTGCTGGCGAGATGGTTGAAGGAATTGACGTTTATCCGTTTGATTCGGAGCTTAGTGCTATGGCTCAGGGGTTTTATGTGCTTGAGGCTGCGGACATGGCCGAGTCAGGTAAAACACCTGAAGAGATCCTGAATCGTCTCGATGAAGTTAAACAAACGATCCGCGCATACTTTATGGTTGATGATTTAAGCAATTTGCAGCGTGGCGGTCGGTTAAATGGTGCACAGGCTATAATCGGAAGCTTGCTGCAGGTTAAGCCAGTTCTTCATTTTGTTGATAAGAAAATTGTGCCGTTTGAAAAAATCCGCACAAGGAAAAAGGCAATAAATCGGATTGTAGGCATGCTTGGGGATGATGCAAAGCAAGGCAAAAACCTGAAAGTGGCTATCATCCATGCCAATAACGAGGATTCAGCAATCGAGTTAAAAAAAGAGATTGACTCCATGTATCCCAACATTGACAGCATCATCAGTTACTTTGGTCCTGTGATTGGTACGCATCTGGGTGAAGGTGCAATTGGTGTCTGCTGGTATAAGCAATAGCAATTATTTATTTATTTTTACGCTGTCAGTCATGCTTCGGCTGGCAGCTCCTACTTACCCAATTTCCCACAATAAGGAGAGTGTGGCCATGCGCCCGATTGAACCCCAGGCAGCCCCGTTTCCTGAAAATGAATTTATTCAACGTTATTCAGGGACACTTTTACTACGCAGGGAAATCCCCATTAATGACTCACCATTTGAACAACTTCTCAAACGCTCTTATTTTACTCCAACATTATCCATCAAAAAGAATTTTTTTCACTATCAATGTCAGCGTTGCGGCAACCAAAAACGTTCCTTATTTGGAAATATCCCTTGTATCACATGTGGAAAAGAACATCTTTATTGCCGAAAGTGTATTGAAATGGGGCGTGTGATGGAATGCGAGCCGCTGTATGAGTGGACAGGTCCACAGTCGGAGTGGCCGGAACATGCAAACCCCTGTACATGGGATGGTGAGCTGACAGCTGCCCAGCAACATGCTGCAGATCGTATTACACGGGCAATCCAACATAATGAGAAAGAACTCCTCTGTTGGGCAGTATGCGGAGCTGGGAAAACAGAGATGCTTTTCCCCGGGATCTCTGAGGCGCTTAAACGTGGAAAGCGTATCTGTATTGCTACACCGCGTGCAGATGTAGTACGCGAATTGCTGCCACGGCTTCGTGATGCTTTTTCAGGTGTTTATGTACAGGGGTTGTATGGCGGGAGTCGGGAAAATGATGGAACTGCCCAGCTCATTATTGCCACCACACATCAGCTGTTACGATTTAAAAATGCGTTTGATGCTGTAGTTATCGATGAGATTGACGCGTTTCCATACCATGCAGATAAGTCGCTGCCATTTGCATCCGAACGTTCGAAAAAAACAACCAGTACCACGATTTATTTGACCGCAACCCCTCGACAAAAACATCAAATTTTAATTGCCCGTAAGAAGCTCCCCCACGTTTTCGTACCCAGTCGTTTCCACGGACATCCATTGCCGGTGCCTGTTTTTAACATGTGTTATTCCTTGCAGAAAGATATGAAAAACTTTCTCCCGCCAAAGTCATTTATTAACTGGTTTGACAATCGTGATAATCCGGATCGTCAACTTCTCATATTTGTCCCAACCATCAATGCAGCGGAAAAATTAACGAAAATCCTTCCTGCTGTATTACATGATGATAATGTAATTGCGGTTCATGCCGCTGATGCTGACCGGGAAGAAAAGGTAGAGCAATTCAGACAGAAGAAAACGAGAATTTTAGTGACAACAACCATTCTGGAACGTGGTGTTACCTTTCCATCTGTGGATGTGGCAGTGTTGGATTCGGGTCACTCTGTTTTTGATGAAGCGGCACTTGTACAAATTGCCGGCAGGGCTGGAAGGAGTCCAAAAGACCCGACCGGGGAGGTAGTGTTTTTTCACGATGGCAAAACAGAAGCAATGGCAGAGTCGGTGCAATCGATTGTTAAGATGAATAAACGGGGAGGTTTTCGATAGAATGAACTGTCTTTGGTGTGATGGTGAAATAATCACCGAAATCAGCTGGGACAATTTTTTTACATTATCCAAACCAAAGAACCTTTGTGAGTCATGTGAAAATAAGTTAATTCAATTAAAAGGAAATCGGTGTAAAAAATGCAGCCGGATAAGCGAAGAGGCCTTATGTTCAGACTGCAAATGGTGGGAGACGTATGGCGAACAGGATGATCCACTCGTTTTTAATTACTCTGTCTTTCAATATAACGAGCAGATGCAGGCGATGATTTCCAGGTGGAAGTACCGTGGGGATTATTGTCTCGGAAAGGCTTTTGAACTTTTTTACACAAATGCTTTTCAACAGAATTACTCTTTTTTGGCGAAAAATGCAGTGGTTGTTCCGATTCCATTGAGTGATGAGCGATTGAAGGAACGTGGATTTAACCAGGCGCTGACACTGGCGGACTTTTTGCCATTGGAAACATGTGAAATTATCACACGCGTTCATGGCGAGAAACAATCGAAGAAAACCCGGAAAGAACGAATTATGGCTATCAACCCGTTTAAGATGACGGAAACTATAAACAAACCAGCCATTCTTGCCGATGATATATATACAACAGGTGCTACATTACGGCATGCAGCTTCATTGTTAAAAGAGAATGGATGTCCAGCCGTTTATGCACTTACACTTGCTCGTGGATAACAGATTTAGTGTGCTATAATGATAGAAAAATAGGGGGGAGAACAATGGCCGAGCTTGCAAATTGTTCCCGCTGTAATGCGGTTTTTGTAAAAACTGTTCGTGATATTTGCCAATCTTGTTATAAAGAAGAGGAAAAAGCATTCCAAACCGTATATCGTTTTCTAAGTGTACGAGAGAATAGAGAAGCAACGATGCAGGAAATTGTCAAAGCAACGGGCATTGAGGAATACCTGATTATAAAGTTTATAAGAGAAAAACGCCTGTTGACATCAAAATTTCCGAAACTTGCCTACCCATGTGAAAGATGCGGGGTGGACATTGTTACTGGTAAGTATTGCAGTAACTGTACAGATGAACTGAAAAGGGATTTGGAAATTCATGAGCGGAATGAAAAAAGAGCCGAACAAAATAAAGACAGAAAAAATATTTATTACACGTTCGAAAAGCATAATAAATAATCGTATATACCTTTAATATAATTATTTTTGTGCCGATATAAATAGTAATGAAAAAGAACGTTTAACAAGAATATTGGCGCAAGAGAGTCGAGGTGATTCTTTATGAAAATAAATGGTCCAAACCAAACGAATTTTAATCCCTATAAAAATCAGCTGCAAAAACAAATGGACTATTCCAAAGATGTTAATAAAAAGGACCAGCTGGAGATTTCAAATCAGGCTAAGCAAATGCTTGAAAATGAAAAACCAAGTGCAAAACGTGCTTCATACGTCCAGCAGATTAAAGAGACGATAGATGCTGGTGAGTATCAGATTAATCATGAAAAAACGGCACAAAAAATGATTGATTTCTGGTCGAAGCAATCATAAAGGAGGATGTCAGTTTGTCCGTTCAGCCAATTAAAAAATCACTGGAAAAGCTAAATTTTTTACATGAGTCCCTGCTTGACATATCCAAGGAGAAAACAGCAATTGTGAAAGAAGGCTCTGTTGATAAGCTGCAATCTCTTCTTGTGAAGGAACGAAAACATGTACAAGCATTGGAACAAGCAGAAGTAAAGCGTCAAAAAGAGGTCGAGGAATGGTCTGCACAAAACAATATATCACTGGAGAATGCAACCATTACGGGAATTTTGGAAGCTATTTCTGATGAGCAGACGAAAGACGAATTGGAAACAGCGGCGATAGATTTAACGAATACAATTACAAAATTGAAGCAGCAGGAGCAACTGAATCAGGCACTGATCCAACAATCCAGGCAATTTGTTGAATTATCACTGGACATGATGAAACCTTCCATCCGAAACATGAATTACGGAGGAAAAGAAACAGCTTCCAATTCATCAGAACGGTCTGTCTTCGATTCAAAAGCATAGTCAGGAACATACGAAAGGAGCAAGTAAATGAGTACTTTTCATGGGTTGGAAATGGCTAAACAAGCCCTATTTGCACAGCGATCAGCATTGTATACAACCGGACACAACATATCCAATGCCAATACAGAAGGTTATACGAGACAGCGCGTGAACTTTGAAACGCTGTCAGCCTATCCATCAGCATCACGAAACCGCCCGGAAATGCCAGGTCAGATAGGTACTGGTGTAGAGGCTGGTTCTGTAGAGCGGATACGCAATAAATTTCTTGATTATCAATATCGTGCGGAAAACAGTAAAGCAGAATACTGGAATACAAAAGCGGATGCTCTCAGCCGGATGGAAAGTCTGATGAATGAGCCGTCTGAAAATGGTTTATCCAAAACGATGGATAAGTTTTGGCAATCACTCCAGGATTTATCTGTTAATCCGGAGAATTCCGGTGCACGATCTGTTGTTGCGCAAAGAGGACTTGCAGTGGCAGAAACATTCAATTATTTATCCGACTCACTGAAAGCGATGCGAACCGATCTGAAAGACCAGATTGATGTTTCGGTCAAAGACGCAAATTCGATACTGAAACAGATAAACTCATTGAATGACCAGATTAAAAACATTGAAACAAATGGAATGTTACCAAACGACTTATATGATGAACGCGACCGTTTAATCGATGAATTATCAGGAATAGTAAACATCGAAGTAAGCTATACGGATAGCAGTAAAAGTGCGCCTGCTATGGCTGATGGGTTAGCGACGATTAAATTGATTGGTAAAAACGGGAGCCCATTAGATGATTCAGCAGTTTTGGTTAATGGTAATTTAGACAAGGATAAATTGGGATATAACACGATTGAAGTGAATTTCCAGGATGAAGATTCCAATAATAATAGTGTTTATAATGCAGTTGAAACAATTACTTTAAATGGTGAAAATGGTGAAGAATATACGTATACGGCAACTGAATTCACTTCGGAGGGTTCACTGAAGGGCTACATTGATTCATATGGGTATACAGATGGTTCAGGAGTCACAGGTACATATACTGACATGTTGAATAATCTGGATGAAATGGCTAAGTCCTTCGTTGATGCATTTAATACTGCGCATAAAGGCGGTTATGACCTGAACGGTGAGCAAGGAGAAAACTTCTTTGAAAGTGTTAGTCTTCAAGGTGCAGCAGGAACAATTGATGTTAAAGATGAAATTTTGGAAAACCCTGACCTGATTGCGGCTGCCAAAGAGGCGGGTGATTCTGGTGATGGCGGAAATGCTTCAAAATTAGCAGATGTTTTTGACGATGAAGAAGTTAGTATTGGTGGTCCCGACACGACTATTAAAAGTTTCTATCAATCAATCATAGGCGATATGGGTGTTGCTGCTGAGGAAGCTAACCGGATGGTTGAAAATTCGGGGATTCTTCGTCAACAGGTCAATAACCAGCGGATGTCTGTCAGTTCTGTGTCACTGGATGAGGAAATGTCCAATATGATCAAGTTTCAGCATGCATACAATGCGGCTGCGCGAAGTATGACAGCAGTTGATGAGATGCTCAATCGCGTTATTAATAATATGGGAATAGTAGGAAGGTAGGTAGTATTTATGCGAATTACGCAAAGTATGCTTTCGAATAATATGCTTCGAAATCTTTCAAACAGTTATTCCAAAATGAATACGTATATGGAGCAATTATCTACAGGTAAAAAAATTAACCGTCCTTCCGATGATCCGGTAATTGCAATGAAAGGTATGGGCTATCGAACACAGCTTACAGAAGTTCAACAATATCAACGCAATACAAACGAGATGCATAATTGGATGGACAACTCGGATGCTGCACTTGATAAAGCTACCCAGGCACTGCAGAAATTACGTGAACTCGCAGTGCAGGCAAGTAATGACACGTATGATGAAGAACAGCGTGAAAGTATTATGGAAGAGGCTGAGCAACTGAAACAGCATCTAATTGACATTGCCAATACAAATGTGAATGGTAAATATATTTTTAACGGTACAGATACAGATGCAGCACCAATTTCTGTAGACGAAAACGGTGATATTACAAAAATTGGAATCAATTCAAATCCGGTAATGATTGAAGTTTCAAATGGAACGAAATTGAAAGCGAATGTTGACGCTGGCGAGGTATTCGCTGGTGATTCCAGTAACGACAGTGCTAATGACGTATCAAATATGTTTGATGAAATTGATGATTTTATTGCAGCACTTGGTTCTGATAAACGGGAAGAAATTGAGAATAGTATCGGAACGCTTGATGCAAATATTGACAATGTCATTAACGCCCGTGCTGATCTTGGAGCACGCATGAATCGACTGGATTTAATCGAGAACCGGCTTGGCGAGCAGGAAGTCATTGCTACCAAGACAATGTCCGAAAATGAAGATATCGATTATGAGAAAGTAATAACAGAGTTGATTACACAAGAAAGTTTACACCGTGCTGCATTATCAGCAGGATCGAGAATTATTCAGCCAACATTGGTGGACTTTCTACGTTAATAACCATACCAGCCCTGGCCACAATTGGTACAGGGCTTATTTTGAATAAGGATTGATACGATGCAGTTACCGCAAATCCGAATGGAATCACAAATGGCAAAAATTCAGATACAGCAGCAGTCAGGTAAACAGCAAATTCAGCAGCCCGAAGCCAAATTGTCAATCAGGCAACCAGAAGCGGACCTTACAATCAATACTACACCTTCCAAGCTGGATATTAATCAGACACAGGCCTGGGAGGATATGAATCTGATGCATGTTTTTAAATTGATTGATAAGTTTGCGAACGAAGGCCGGCAGGGGGCTATGGAAGGAATTGCGCGTCGTGCGCAGGAAGGTCAGCAGCTTATGAAAATTGAGAACAAAGGGAATCCAATCGTAAGTCAGGCAGTTTCAAATGCCTTTGATCAGAAAAAACAATTGGGTATCAAATTTATTCCATCGACGTTCGCGGTTAAAACGAATTACCAGCCTTCTGAAGTACAAATCGAAGTGAAGGTGAACGAACCAGTCATTGATGCAAAACCGCAAAAACCTATTATAAGTTACACGCCAGGCGGAGTGACAACAAGTATAAAGCAATATCAGGATTTGCAAATAGATTTTGTTCACTTATTTTCCAAGTCAATTTAAGAAAGGAAGTTTAAAATAAGCATGATTATACAGACAAAATATTTAGGTGAAATGGAAATAGAAGAAAGCAACGCTATTAAATTTCCATCAGGATTGCCGGGTTTTATTGATGAAACTGATTTTGTATTGTTGGGTTTGCCCGGAAACCCTATTTTTAAGGTTTTGCAGTCAACCCGAACTCCGAATCTCGCATTTATAGCTGCAAATCCGTACCACTTTTATGAGGACTATGTAATTGATTTGGATGACAGTATTATTGAAAATCTGCAAATCAGAAATGATAAGGAAGTGGTCGTTTTAACAATCGTGACGTTAAAAGATCCATTTGAAAACAGTACAATGAATTTGAAAGCGCCAATTATTATAAACTCGCAAAAACAGCGGGGAAAGCAATATATTTTGAATGTCGATCACTATTCATCGCAAGCTGCAATTGCTCCAACAAAATCCTCCTTAGAGAAAGGGGAATAAAAATGCTGGTACTTACAAGAAAACAGAATGAATCAATCCAAATCGGTGATGATATTGAGATTAAAGTGCTGGCTGTCGAAGGAGACCAGATAAAGCTTGGGATTGATGCTCCGAAATCAGTGGATATCCACCGCAAGGAAATTTATCTTGATATTCAGAAACAAAACAACGAAGCTGCCAGTGTTTCCTTGGATGTATTGGATTTACTGAAAAATAACAAGGAATAAAGTTACTTGCAATTATTTCCTTAAACCCTTAACAATCCCCACTTTTTTGCCGATATAAATAAAAAATCATATGGTATGAGGAGTTGCTTGGGCAATGAAGTTAGAAAACACACTAACAGGTACTCAACCCTTGCAAAATGAACAGTACAACAGGCAAATGACAACTGCAAAGGAAAAAGTGGCCGAGAAAGAAAATGAATTACAAAATGAGGAATTAATCAATACTGACAAGATTAAAACAGTAGTGGACAAGTTAAACGAATTCACAGAACCACTGCGAACCAATCTCAGGTTTGAGTTTCATGAAAAATTGGAAGAATACTATGTCACCGTTGTCAATCCAATGACAGATGAAGTAATAAAAGAAATCCCGCCAAAGAAAATGCTTGATATGTATGCGGCAATGGCAGAGTTTATGGGGATTCTGGTAGATGAAAAGATTTAAAAGGAGTTGTAAGTTATGCGAATAGGCGGCCTGGCTACAGGAATGGACATCGACAAGATGGTTAATAAGCTGATGAAAGCAGAGCGGATGCCCCTTCAACGGATGGAACAGGAACGTACAACGCTTACGTGGAAAAGGGATGCTTTTCGTGATGTGAACAAAAAGCTGCTTGAATTGGATAACATGATTCTGAACATGAAGTTTGAGAGTACATATAACTCCAAATCGGTTAGTTCTTCGCAGGAAAGTGCTGTAACGGCGACGGGTTCTGCTGGAGCTACTAATGGAACGTATAAAATCGAAGTGGGTAAATTGGCTACATCAGCTATTAATGTAAGTGATAGTAGTTTAGGACTTAAAGTGGATAAAACTTTTAGAGCTTTAGTTGATGATGGTGAAGTTAATCAAAGTGTTCTTGATAATAAGTTTACGTTTTACACATACGACGAAAATGGAAACGCTAATCCACACACCTATGATATAAGTGAAGATGAAACAATAAATGATGTATTAAAGCGTATTACTGAAGATGATAACAACGTTCGTGCTTTTTATGATGCAAATACGGAAAAAGTAATCATGGAAACTACAAGAACAGGAAATTACAATCAATCAAACGAGTTTCTTGGAGCGGAAATAGGCTTTACCAACGATGGTACTAATTTTAAAACCGATAATGGCTTCCTCATGGGTGTTTTAAACATGAAAATGGCTGAGAAAAATGATTCAGGTAACTGGGTCGCAGTTGAAAAAGGCGGAGAAGACGCTAAATTCAAATACAATGGCCTAGACATGACCTCACACGATAACTCATACGAACTTGGAGGCGTAACTTTCCAATTTAATGATGTAACGGATGGTGCCGCA
The genomic region above belongs to Virgibacillus doumboii and contains:
- a CDS encoding response regulator, translated to MSSKQTKIVLIDDHKLFREGVKRILEFEPSFEVVAEGDDGMVASKLVKEHNPEVVLMDINMPTMNGVQATSDLVRHFPNTNVIILSIHDDESYVTHALKTGAQGYLLKEMDSDALIDAIKVVSEGGSYLHPKVTHNLVQEYRRLARENMSAVVAENGINYHKPLHLLTRRECEVLQLLADGKSNRAVAETLYISEKTVKNHVSNILQKMNVNDRTQAVVSAIRKGWVEVSY
- a CDS encoding TIGR03826 family flagellar region protein, which produces MAELANCSRCNAVFVKTVRDICQSCYKEEEKAFQTVYRFLSVRENREATMQEIVKATGIEEYLIIKFIREKRLLTSKFPKLAYPCERCGVDIVTGKYCSNCTDELKRDLEIHERNEKRAEQNKDRKNIYYTFEKHNK
- a CDS encoding DegV family protein; its protein translation is MEVAIMTDSTAYLSEELKNQHNIHVVPLSVVFGDTAYREAIDITTEEFYQKVKESESLPKTSQPSIGDITEKFEELANDYDAVISVHLSSGISGTYQAVVSAGEMVEGIDVYPFDSELSAMAQGFYVLEAADMAESGKTPEEILNRLDEVKQTIRAYFMVDDLSNLQRGGRLNGAQAIIGSLLQVKPVLHFVDKKIVPFEKIRTRKKAINRIVGMLGDDAKQGKNLKVAIIHANNEDSAIELKKEIDSMYPNIDSIISYFGPVIGTHLGEGAIGVCWYKQ
- the flgK gene encoding flagellar hook-associated protein FlgK, whose product is MSTFHGLEMAKQALFAQRSALYTTGHNISNANTEGYTRQRVNFETLSAYPSASRNRPEMPGQIGTGVEAGSVERIRNKFLDYQYRAENSKAEYWNTKADALSRMESLMNEPSENGLSKTMDKFWQSLQDLSVNPENSGARSVVAQRGLAVAETFNYLSDSLKAMRTDLKDQIDVSVKDANSILKQINSLNDQIKNIETNGMLPNDLYDERDRLIDELSGIVNIEVSYTDSSKSAPAMADGLATIKLIGKNGSPLDDSAVLVNGNLDKDKLGYNTIEVNFQDEDSNNNSVYNAVETITLNGENGEEYTYTATEFTSEGSLKGYIDSYGYTDGSGVTGTYTDMLNNLDEMAKSFVDAFNTAHKGGYDLNGEQGENFFESVSLQGAAGTIDVKDEILENPDLIAAAKEAGDSGDGGNASKLADVFDDEEVSIGGPDTTIKSFYQSIIGDMGVAAEEANRMVENSGILRQQVNNQRMSVSSVSLDEEMSNMIKFQHAYNAAARSMTAVDEMLNRVINNMGIVGR
- the flgM gene encoding flagellar biosynthesis anti-sigma factor FlgM; the protein is MKINGPNQTNFNPYKNQLQKQMDYSKDVNKKDQLEISNQAKQMLENEKPSAKRASYVQQIKETIDAGEYQINHEKTAQKMIDFWSKQS
- a CDS encoding YigZ family protein is translated as MLSNYYTVKKEAVGQLIIQKSRFIGYVCRVETEEAAQAFIQQIKKKHHDATHNCSAYMIGENNQIQKANDDGEPSGTAGVPILEVLKKQDLKDTVVVVTRYFGGIKLGAGGLIRAYGSTTTEAIKAAGVVERRLMQGFSVVVDYPLLGKLENALRNSDHVLETINYLENVEYIVYVRDGQEQEFHDWIINLTSDQVTISEKGTAYVEIDV
- a CDS encoding sensor histidine kinase, whose translation is MVQKLEEKALDYVIDEMIDVVQNSKDEIFNISEEARSEHEQLFRDLEETKENVIEHINDGDALEQKVRYSRQRLSEVSKYFDRYSESEIREVYENTHALQTRLAMLQQEEKALRDKRDELERRLLTLDSTIERAEKLASKISVVLNYLKDDFRQVNEMIEEAKEKQEFGLKIIEAQEEERRKISREIHDGPAQMLANILLRSELVDRTFRNGTANDAIKEIKNVRKMIRSSLYEVRRIIYDLRPMALDDLGLVPTIKKYVATIADYNDTEIEFTSIGEHKRLNQKYEIAFFRLVQEALQNAIKHAESTLIKVKLEIKKNSISMVIRDNGKGFDPALKRDKSFGLIGMRERVEMLEGTLSIDSTIGMGTTIRINVPYDPT
- a CDS encoding ComF family protein encodes the protein MNCLWCDGEIITEISWDNFFTLSKPKNLCESCENKLIQLKGNRCKKCSRISEEALCSDCKWWETYGEQDDPLVFNYSVFQYNEQMQAMISRWKYRGDYCLGKAFELFYTNAFQQNYSFLAKNAVVVPIPLSDERLKERGFNQALTLADFLPLETCEIITRVHGEKQSKKTRKERIMAINPFKMTETINKPAILADDIYTTGATLRHAASLLKENGCPAVYALTLARG
- a CDS encoding flagellar protein FlgN, producing MSVQPIKKSLEKLNFLHESLLDISKEKTAIVKEGSVDKLQSLLVKERKHVQALEQAEVKRQKEVEEWSAQNNISLENATITGILEAISDEQTKDELETAAIDLTNTITKLKQQEQLNQALIQQSRQFVELSLDMMKPSIRNMNYGGKETASNSSERSVFDSKA
- a CDS encoding DEAD/DEAH box helicase; translation: MSAGISNSNYLFIFTLSVMLRLAAPTYPISHNKESVAMRPIEPQAAPFPENEFIQRYSGTLLLRREIPINDSPFEQLLKRSYFTPTLSIKKNFFHYQCQRCGNQKRSLFGNIPCITCGKEHLYCRKCIEMGRVMECEPLYEWTGPQSEWPEHANPCTWDGELTAAQQHAADRITRAIQHNEKELLCWAVCGAGKTEMLFPGISEALKRGKRICIATPRADVVRELLPRLRDAFSGVYVQGLYGGSRENDGTAQLIIATTHQLLRFKNAFDAVVIDEIDAFPYHADKSLPFASERSKKTTSTTIYLTATPRQKHQILIARKKLPHVFVPSRFHGHPLPVPVFNMCYSLQKDMKNFLPPKSFINWFDNRDNPDRQLLIFVPTINAAEKLTKILPAVLHDDNVIAVHAADADREEKVEQFRQKKTRILVTTTILERGVTFPSVDVAVLDSGHSVFDEAALVQIAGRAGRSPKDPTGEVVFFHDGKTEAMAESVQSIVKMNKRGGFR